A genomic window from Pseudomonadales bacterium includes:
- a CDS encoding cob(I)yrinic acid a,c-diamide adenosyltransferase, producing the protein MPRKRITSVVTRGGDKGQTSLADGSRISKCDPRIHTIGAVDELNSFTGALIAELAQDSPYREMLGRLQQELFDLGAHLATLAATPAPDHQWLEDAVTMLNSSLPPLTEFVIPGGTRQAAGAHICRTVCRRAERHCWEVADAGQPARYLNRLSDLLFVLARVLNSGVEPQWRGLQ; encoded by the coding sequence GTGCCACGCAAGCGAATCACGTCAGTCGTCACCCGTGGCGGGGACAAAGGGCAGACGTCGCTTGCGGACGGCTCCCGGATATCCAAGTGTGATCCCCGCATTCACACCATCGGCGCGGTCGATGAACTGAACAGTTTCACCGGTGCGCTGATCGCGGAGCTTGCGCAGGACAGTCCCTATCGGGAAATGCTGGGGCGCCTGCAGCAGGAACTTTTCGATCTGGGCGCGCACCTGGCCACTCTGGCCGCAACACCTGCACCCGATCACCAGTGGCTGGAAGATGCGGTGACCATGCTGAACAGCAGTCTGCCACCGCTGACCGAATTCGTGATTCCCGGCGGCACCCGGCAGGCAGCAGGCGCGCACATCTGCCGCACCGTGTGCCGGCGCGCCGAACGGCACTGCTGGGAGGTGGCGGACGCCGGACAGCCCGCCCGCTATCTGAACCGACTCTCTGATCTGCTCTTCGTGCTCGCGCGGGTACTCAACAGCGGGGTCGAGCCCCAGTGGCGGGGGTTGCAGTAG
- a CDS encoding YajQ family cyclic di-GMP-binding protein encodes MPSFDVVSEVDVQEVRNAVDQANRELSTRFDFRGVESGYAFENDRIRMHALEEFQLTQMFDILCDKLTRRGVDVKALDAGEVEAAGKQKRQSFGLKQGIDKETAKKIVKLTKDSKLKVQSQVQGEQVRITGKKRDDLQQVMALLKDAELDVPLNYTNFRD; translated from the coding sequence ATGCCGTCTTTTGATGTGGTCTCGGAAGTGGATGTGCAGGAAGTGCGCAACGCGGTGGATCAGGCCAACCGGGAGCTGAGTACAAGATTCGACTTCCGGGGGGTGGAATCCGGCTACGCGTTCGAGAACGATAGGATCCGGATGCATGCCCTGGAGGAGTTCCAGCTTACTCAGATGTTTGACATCCTGTGTGACAAACTCACCCGTCGCGGCGTGGACGTGAAGGCGCTGGATGCCGGGGAAGTCGAAGCCGCGGGCAAACAGAAACGCCAGAGTTTCGGTCTTAAACAGGGCATCGATAAGGAAACTGCGAAAAAAATCGTCAAGCTGACCAAGGACTCGAAATTGAAGGTGCAGTCCCAGGTACAGGGTGAACAGGTCCGTATCACCGGCAAGAAGCGCGATGATCTGCAGCAGGTCATGGCCCTGCTCAAAGACGCCGAGCTGGACGTACCGCTGAACTACACCAACTTCCGCGATTGA
- a CDS encoding FxsA family protein, translating into MWLLIFFLTPIAEMYLLIEVGGYIGAWPTIGLVMLTAVIGVTLLRIQGLATLTRGLQRLEGGQLPAREVVEGLLLAVAGALLLTPGFVTDTVGFLLLVPGFRGTVAGLVLSKVQVTGLGPGRAAGMAEWPPRGGRGADPGPRTPIEGEFQRVDRPPRADKNSD; encoded by the coding sequence ATGTGGCTGCTGATTTTCTTCCTCACGCCCATTGCCGAAATGTACCTGCTCATCGAGGTGGGCGGCTACATCGGTGCCTGGCCCACCATAGGGCTTGTCATGCTGACTGCGGTGATCGGGGTGACCCTGCTGCGTATCCAGGGCCTTGCCACCCTGACCCGGGGCCTGCAGCGGCTGGAGGGTGGCCAGCTGCCTGCCCGGGAGGTTGTTGAAGGTCTGCTGCTCGCGGTGGCGGGCGCGCTCCTTCTCACCCCGGGTTTTGTCACTGATACGGTTGGCTTCCTGCTGCTCGTACCCGGATTTCGCGGCACAGTGGCAGGGCTGGTTCTGTCGAAAGTACAGGTCACCGGTCTCGGACCTGGACGCGCAGCCGGAATGGCTGAGTGGCCGCCGAGAGGCGGGCGGGGAGCCGACCCGGGGCCCCGCACACCCATAGAAGGCGAGTTCCAGCGGGTAGATCGGCCGCCACGAGCCGATAAAAATTCGGACTGA
- the aceF gene encoding dihydrolipoyllysine-residue acetyltransferase, producing MAKKAEEIRIPDIGDIEEVEVIEICVAVGDSVGPDDTLIVIESDKASMDVPAGVSGVIEEISVQVGDKVAEGHTIARIAGEGADTGADTAAASGSSGAGESQSDQSGRDESAAAESEVAESVAVEPDSSVAASDAAAPAGAAEQETSATNAADAEKSKSDSSEPATERRKVEIRVPEIGDASGVVVIEVGVKAGDTVSADDLLVVVESDKASMEIPAGEAGTVEAVHVEVGAEVEEGTLLATLRLSGDGVSAPAEEDASAGPAAGKKGGDSSQQTEKPEAATPTAEESPAGATGVTTPERVQTDDGADREQAQRVYAGPAVRRLARELGVALSRVKGSGARGRIVKDDVKRFVKQTLGAPPRVVQGASAVPPIPRVDFSRFGPVRSEALSRIRLAGAANLHRSWLNLPHVTQFNEADVTDLEAFRGSLKAEAERRGIKLTPLAFIIKACCHALKAHPHLNASLDLDAGNFILKDYFHIGMAVDTPDGLVVPVIRDADRKGLWELSEAIVELSTKARELKLGLNDMQGGTFSVSSLGAIGGTGFTPIINAPEVAILGVSQLSQKPVWNGTEFGPRSMLPLSLSYDHRAINGAEAGRFMASLTEVLADIRRLAL from the coding sequence GTGGCAAAGAAGGCAGAGGAAATACGGATACCCGACATTGGCGACATTGAAGAGGTCGAGGTAATCGAGATCTGCGTGGCGGTGGGCGATTCGGTGGGGCCGGACGATACGCTGATCGTGATCGAGTCAGACAAGGCGTCCATGGATGTCCCTGCTGGCGTGAGCGGTGTCATCGAAGAGATTTCAGTGCAAGTGGGTGACAAGGTTGCGGAAGGTCACACCATTGCCCGCATTGCAGGTGAGGGTGCAGATACCGGCGCAGATACGGCCGCGGCATCGGGGTCGTCCGGGGCCGGGGAATCGCAGTCTGATCAATCAGGGCGCGATGAATCGGCGGCGGCGGAATCCGAAGTCGCTGAATCAGTGGCAGTCGAACCGGACTCGTCCGTAGCGGCGAGTGACGCAGCCGCACCGGCTGGGGCCGCTGAGCAGGAAACCTCTGCAACAAACGCTGCCGATGCAGAAAAGTCGAAGTCGGACAGTTCTGAGCCAGCCACCGAACGCCGCAAAGTCGAGATCCGGGTGCCGGAAATCGGCGATGCCAGCGGCGTGGTGGTCATCGAGGTCGGTGTGAAGGCGGGGGATACGGTGAGCGCCGACGACCTGCTGGTGGTGGTGGAGTCCGACAAGGCATCCATGGAAATACCGGCAGGCGAAGCCGGTACTGTGGAAGCCGTTCACGTGGAAGTGGGCGCGGAAGTTGAAGAAGGTACGCTGCTGGCGACCCTTCGGCTCAGTGGTGATGGGGTCAGTGCACCGGCTGAAGAAGACGCCTCTGCCGGGCCTGCGGCCGGGAAAAAAGGCGGAGACTCTTCACAACAGACTGAGAAACCGGAAGCTGCCACACCGACTGCAGAAGAAAGTCCGGCCGGCGCCACAGGTGTGACCACGCCGGAGCGCGTGCAGACCGATGATGGCGCTGACAGGGAGCAGGCGCAGCGTGTCTATGCCGGGCCGGCGGTCCGGCGCCTGGCACGGGAGCTGGGCGTTGCGCTCAGCCGGGTGAAGGGTTCAGGTGCACGGGGTCGGATCGTCAAAGACGATGTGAAGCGCTTTGTAAAGCAGACGCTGGGTGCACCGCCTCGAGTTGTGCAGGGCGCATCGGCTGTTCCGCCGATACCCAGGGTGGATTTCAGCAGGTTCGGTCCGGTGCGCTCTGAAGCCCTGTCCCGAATCCGTCTGGCGGGTGCCGCCAACCTGCACCGCAGCTGGCTGAACCTGCCGCATGTCACTCAGTTCAATGAGGCGGATGTCACCGATCTCGAGGCGTTTCGCGGTTCACTCAAGGCAGAAGCCGAGCGCCGTGGCATCAAACTCACGCCACTGGCGTTCATCATCAAAGCCTGCTGCCACGCATTGAAAGCACACCCCCATCTGAATGCGTCGCTGGATCTGGACGCGGGTAATTTCATCCTCAAGGACTACTTTCATATCGGCATGGCGGTGGATACTCCGGACGGACTGGTGGTTCCGGTGATCCGGGACGCGGACCGGAAGGGACTGTGGGAGCTTTCCGAGGCGATCGTCGAGCTGTCGACGAAAGCCCGGGAGCTGAAACTCGGTCTTAATGATATGCAGGGAGGTACTTTCAGTGTCTCCAGCCTGGGTGCCATTGGTGGCACAGGCTTCACGCCGATCATCAATGCCCCGGAAGTGGCCATTCTCGGGGTGTCGCAGCTGAGTCAGAAACCGGTCTGGAATGGTACGGAGTTCGGGCCCCGGAGCATGCTGCCCCTGTCCCTGTCCTATGACCACCGGGCCATCAACGGCGCCGAGGCTGGCCGGTTCATGGCGAGCCTGACCGAAGTCCTGGCGGATATCCGGCGCCTGGCGCTCTAG
- a CDS encoding co-chaperone GroES produces MKIRPLHDRVVVRRLEEESTTAGGIVLPDSASEKPSRGEVLAAGPGRILDNGETRPMDVKVGDKVIFGQYGGSTVKIDREELLILSESEIFGVLEG; encoded by the coding sequence ATGAAAATTCGACCCTTACACGATCGTGTTGTCGTGCGCCGGTTGGAAGAAGAGTCCACCACCGCAGGCGGCATCGTGCTGCCCGACTCGGCTTCGGAAAAGCCCTCGCGCGGCGAAGTGCTGGCTGCAGGACCGGGCAGAATTCTGGATAACGGCGAAACCCGGCCGATGGATGTGAAAGTCGGTGACAAGGTCATCTTCGGCCAGTACGGCGGCAGCACGGTCAAGATCGACCGCGAAGAACTGCTGATCCTGAGCGAGAGCGAAATTTTCGGCGTGCTGGAAGGCTAA
- a CDS encoding AmpG family muropeptide MFS transporter, whose product MNQPLWQTLANRRMLICAGLGFASGLPLFVLVQLVPAWLRVEGVSLTAIGFFTAIQYPYSLKFLWSPALERYSVPLLGRRRGWMLLTQVLLIGTMALLGFQQPQDALLGITLMAIAVAVFSATQDVVIDAYRRELLRTDEELGLGNAIHVQVYRLSGLIPGSLGLILADSLPWQVVFPIMAAFMGVGVILTLLIREAETEPVVPASLAAAIVEPFREFFGRHGWRSAVAVLAFMLLYKLGDNMATALATPFYIDLGFSLTEIGWIAKNAALWPSIIGGIAGGLIIVKIGINKALWAFGVVQLATIFGFAWLAGVGADPWLLAAVIGAEYLGVGLGTAASVAFIARETARTSVATQFALFTAIAALPRVVASSVSGLIVDEIGWIDFFYLCALLALPGMALLHWVAPWRADTSTVEPVAPLGDETTILPAPPSGRRG is encoded by the coding sequence TTGAATCAGCCCCTCTGGCAGACGCTTGCCAACCGGCGGATGCTGATCTGCGCCGGCCTTGGCTTTGCGTCCGGTCTGCCGCTGTTCGTGCTGGTGCAACTGGTGCCCGCCTGGCTGCGTGTCGAGGGCGTGAGCCTGACCGCTATCGGTTTCTTCACCGCGATCCAGTACCCCTATTCCCTGAAGTTCCTCTGGTCACCGGCGCTGGAACGCTATTCGGTGCCCCTGCTCGGCCGGCGTCGAGGCTGGATGCTGCTGACCCAGGTCCTGCTGATCGGCACCATGGCCCTGCTGGGTTTTCAGCAGCCACAGGATGCTTTGCTTGGTATCACCCTCATGGCGATCGCCGTGGCCGTGTTCAGTGCGACCCAGGATGTGGTCATCGACGCCTACCGGCGGGAGCTGCTCAGAACCGATGAGGAGCTGGGTCTGGGCAACGCCATCCATGTACAGGTCTATCGGCTCTCCGGTCTCATACCCGGCTCCCTCGGTCTGATCCTGGCGGACTCACTGCCCTGGCAGGTGGTTTTTCCCATCATGGCGGCTTTCATGGGCGTCGGTGTGATCCTCACTCTGCTCATCCGTGAGGCGGAAACTGAGCCGGTGGTGCCTGCAAGCCTGGCGGCGGCGATTGTCGAACCCTTCCGCGAATTCTTCGGCCGTCATGGCTGGCGCTCGGCCGTTGCCGTGCTGGCGTTCATGCTGCTGTACAAGCTGGGAGACAATATGGCCACCGCGCTGGCCACACCGTTTTACATCGATCTTGGCTTCAGCCTTACGGAAATCGGCTGGATCGCGAAGAACGCTGCGCTCTGGCCGTCGATCATCGGCGGCATTGCCGGTGGCCTGATCATCGTGAAGATCGGCATCAACAAAGCCCTCTGGGCCTTCGGGGTGGTACAGCTCGCCACCATCTTCGGCTTTGCCTGGCTGGCCGGTGTCGGAGCGGACCCCTGGCTGCTGGCGGCGGTGATCGGGGCCGAATACCTGGGTGTCGGTCTTGGTACGGCGGCATCCGTGGCCTTCATCGCCAGGGAAACCGCGCGTACCTCCGTCGCCACGCAGTTTGCACTGTTTACCGCGATCGCCGCCCTGCCGCGGGTAGTCGCATCCAGTGTCAGCGGTCTGATCGTGGACGAAATCGGCTGGATCGACTTCTTTTATCTGTGTGCGCTGCTGGCCCTGCCCGGCATGGCGCTGCTGCACTGGGTTGCACCCTGGCGAGCAGACACCTCGACCGTTGAACCCGTTGCACCCCTGGGCGATGAGACTACGATCCTGCCTGCGCCTCCCAGCGGCAGGCGCGGCTGA
- a CDS encoding response regulator, giving the protein MSYEDIPILVVDDAKFSSAIIAKALRSGGFSNVRFTNNPLQALRSLEKRPAQILIADWLMPSMDGLELSRRVKKLDETTEHFTYTMLLTARDDMEAMQQAFDEGVDDFLNKAHLRAQLLPRVIAAQRIAARQNELLRTNRLLRKKIRELQTTDLVDPVTGLGNLKFTLERIADTMKHAETRGGAACLLLVGINNLSVIQEQYEQNIVDELMSGIGAKVRQLVRPLDVVTRPEANMFAVITLQPDIQNCTSQSFRRIFDNLYMHSFKTTEGYIPVVVGVSISAADNETGLPHPKHFMRHAYEGLTRSFDTGLITVQPFDPAFRPKS; this is encoded by the coding sequence ATGTCATACGAAGACATTCCAATCCTCGTCGTGGATGACGCGAAGTTTTCCAGCGCCATCATTGCCAAGGCGCTGCGCAGCGGCGGGTTCAGCAACGTCCGTTTTACCAACAACCCGCTCCAGGCCCTCCGCTCCCTGGAGAAGCGCCCCGCACAGATCCTCATTGCCGACTGGCTGATGCCGAGTATGGATGGCCTCGAGTTGAGCCGCCGGGTCAAGAAGCTCGATGAAACAACCGAACATTTCACCTACACCATGCTGCTGACCGCGCGCGACGACATGGAAGCCATGCAGCAGGCGTTCGATGAAGGTGTGGATGATTTTCTCAACAAGGCACACCTGCGTGCCCAGCTGCTGCCCCGGGTCATTGCCGCCCAGCGCATTGCGGCCCGGCAGAACGAACTGCTGCGCACCAACCGCCTGCTGCGCAAGAAGATCCGTGAACTCCAGACCACCGACCTGGTGGACCCGGTCACCGGACTGGGCAACCTGAAGTTCACCCTGGAACGCATCGCAGACACGATGAAACACGCCGAAACGCGAGGCGGCGCCGCCTGTCTGCTGCTGGTCGGCATCAACAACCTGAGCGTCATCCAGGAGCAGTACGAGCAGAATATCGTGGACGAACTCATGTCCGGTATCGGTGCCAAAGTCCGGCAGCTGGTACGCCCCCTGGATGTGGTCACCCGACCCGAGGCCAACATGTTCGCGGTGATCACACTGCAGCCGGATATTCAGAACTGCACTTCTCAGAGTTTCCGGCGCATCTTCGACAACCTGTACATGCACTCATTCAAGACCACCGAGGGCTATATTCCTGTGGTGGTCGGTGTGAGCATCTCCGCTGCCGACAATGAAACCGGACTGCCGCACCCTAAACATTTCATGCGCCACGCTTACGAAGGTCTGACCCGATCCTTCGATACGGGTCTCATCACGGTGCAGCCCTTCGACCCTGCCTTCCGACCCAAATCCTGA
- a CDS encoding methylated-DNA--[protein]-cysteine S-methyltransferase, whose translation MQPQERIWQVVALIPRGKVATYGQIAALAGMPRHARLVGRTLSQLPERSRLPWHRVINASGRISLRSGSEGHKTQYQRLLAEGVEFIGERVSRACRWEAQAGS comes from the coding sequence TTGCAACCGCAGGAGCGGATCTGGCAGGTCGTCGCCCTGATTCCCCGGGGCAAAGTCGCCACCTATGGGCAGATCGCCGCGCTCGCCGGAATGCCGCGCCACGCCCGCCTGGTCGGCCGGACACTCAGCCAGCTGCCGGAAAGAAGCCGTCTGCCCTGGCACCGGGTAATCAACGCCAGCGGACGCATTTCCTTGCGCAGCGGTTCAGAAGGCCACAAGACCCAGTATCAGCGGCTGCTGGCTGAGGGGGTGGAATTCATCGGGGAACGGGTCAGCCGCGCCTGCCGCTGGGAGGCGCAGGCAGGATCGTAG
- the groL gene encoding chaperonin GroEL (60 kDa chaperone family; promotes refolding of misfolded polypeptides especially under stressful conditions; forms two stacked rings of heptamers to form a barrel-shaped 14mer; ends can be capped by GroES; misfolded proteins enter the barrel where they are refolded when GroES binds), which produces MSAKEVLFGDDARSRMLDGVNVLANAVKVTLGPKGRNVVLDKSFGAPTVTKDGVSVAKEIELKDKFENMGAQMVKEVASQTSDEAGDGTTTATVLAQSILTEGLKSVAAGMNPMDLKRGIDKAVTAAVAEILKMATPCEDNKSIAQVGTISANSDEAVGAIIAEAMAKVGKEGVITVEEGSGLENELDVVEGMQFDRGYLSPYFINNQESMAAELEDPYILLCDKKISNIRDMLPILESVAKAGKPLMVIAEDIEGEALATLVVNNMRGIVKVSAAKAPGFGDRRKAMLQDIAILTGGTVISEEVGLTLEGATLDDLGTAKRISSTKENTTIVDGAGAKGDIEGRIKQIRAEVEDTSSDYDREKLQERLAKLAGGVAVIKVGAPTEVEMKEKKARVEDALHSTRAAVEEGVVAGGGVALVRALKAIDGLKGDNEDQNVGITIAQRAMTAPLRQIAANAGVEGAVVLDKVAALKGNQGYNAATGEYGDMLEMGILDPAKVTRTALQAAASVAGLMITTEAMVAELPEDKPPMGGGGMPDMGGMM; this is translated from the coding sequence ATGAGCGCTAAAGAAGTATTATTTGGAGATGACGCACGCAGCCGGATGCTCGATGGGGTTAACGTGCTGGCGAATGCGGTCAAGGTAACTCTGGGCCCGAAGGGCCGTAATGTTGTGCTGGACAAGTCCTTCGGCGCACCCACCGTCACCAAGGACGGGGTGTCTGTTGCCAAGGAAATCGAACTGAAAGACAAGTTCGAGAACATGGGCGCGCAGATGGTCAAAGAGGTCGCCTCGCAGACCTCGGACGAAGCCGGTGACGGCACCACCACAGCCACCGTGCTGGCCCAGTCGATTCTGACCGAAGGCCTGAAGTCGGTCGCGGCAGGTATGAACCCGATGGACCTCAAGCGGGGTATCGACAAGGCGGTCACCGCCGCAGTTGCCGAAATCCTGAAGATGGCCACTCCCTGCGAAGACAACAAGTCGATTGCACAGGTCGGCACCATCTCGGCGAACAGTGACGAAGCCGTAGGTGCGATCATCGCTGAAGCCATGGCCAAGGTCGGCAAGGAAGGCGTGATCACCGTCGAGGAAGGTTCCGGACTCGAGAACGAACTCGACGTGGTTGAAGGGATGCAGTTCGATCGCGGCTATCTGTCGCCCTACTTCATCAACAACCAGGAGTCCATGGCTGCCGAGCTGGAAGACCCCTACATCCTGCTCTGCGACAAGAAGATCTCCAACATCCGCGACATGCTGCCGATTCTCGAGTCCGTCGCCAAAGCGGGCAAGCCGCTGATGGTGATAGCCGAGGACATCGAAGGCGAAGCGCTGGCGACCCTGGTGGTCAACAACATGCGCGGTATCGTCAAGGTCTCCGCAGCCAAAGCCCCGGGTTTTGGCGATCGCCGCAAGGCGATGCTGCAGGACATCGCGATTCTGACCGGCGGCACCGTGATTTCCGAAGAGGTCGGTCTGACCCTGGAAGGCGCGACCCTCGATGATCTGGGTACTGCCAAGCGTATTTCCTCCACCAAGGAAAACACCACCATCGTCGACGGTGCCGGTGCCAAGGGTGACATCGAAGGCCGCATCAAGCAGATCCGGGCCGAAGTTGAAGACACCTCCTCCGACTATGATCGCGAAAAGCTCCAGGAGCGTCTGGCGAAACTGGCCGGTGGTGTTGCCGTGATCAAGGTCGGCGCACCCACCGAAGTGGAAATGAAGGAGAAGAAGGCGCGTGTGGAAGACGCACTGCACTCGACTCGTGCAGCGGTGGAAGAGGGTGTTGTAGCAGGCGGCGGTGTCGCGCTGGTGCGTGCGCTCAAAGCCATCGACGGCCTCAAGGGTGACAACGAAGACCAGAACGTGGGCATCACCATTGCCCAGCGGGCCATGACAGCCCCTCTGCGGCAGATTGCAGCAAACGCCGGCGTCGAAGGTGCGGTCGTGCTGGATAAGGTCGCTGCGCTGAAGGGCAACCAGGGCTACAACGCAGCCACTGGTGAGTACGGCGACATGCTGGAGATGGGCATTCTCGATCCGGCGAAGGTCACCCGTACCGCTCTGCAGGCAGCTGCCTCAGTGGCAGGTCTGATGATCACCACCGAAGCGATGGTCGCTGAACTGCCGGAAGACAAGCCGCCAATGGGTGGTGGCGGCATGCCCGACATGGGCGGCATGATGTAA
- the aceE gene encoding pyruvate dehydrogenase (acetyl-transferring), homodimeric type yields MAYPRELNDTDADETREWLDALEYVLEEGGVDRANFLLERLSARMTKTGARLPYTITTPYRNTIPSSREAFMPGDLFMERRIRSLIRWNALAMVVRANSRPGELGGHISSFASSATLYDVGFNYFFRGPTDENPGDLIYFQGHASPGIYARSFLEGRLDETHLDNFRREVGGAGLSSYPHPWLMPDYWQFPTVSMGLGPIQAIYQAHVMKYLSHRGLVEPGNRKVWAFLGDGECDEPEALGALSLAGREHLDNLVFVINCNLQRLDGPVRGNGKIIQELEGSFRGAGWNVIKVVWGRLWDPLFANDKSGLLQQRMNETVDGEYQNYKAKGGAYTREHFFGRYPELTKLVENLSDQDIMRLNRGGHDPFKMYAAYHAAVHHSGEPTVILAKTVKGYGMGDAGESENDTHQVKKLKLEELKYFRDRFDIPLSDKELESVPYYRPAPDSPEMKYLRAARERLGGSIPKRVVTKEVLKVPGLGAFEQQLKGTGDRANSTTMGFVRILATLLRDKNIGPRIVPIVPDEARTFGMEGLFRQLGIYSSAGQLYEPEDSGEIAAYKESSDGQVLEEGINEAGAFSAWLAAATAYSSHQLTLIPFYIYYSMFGFQRIGDLAWAAGDMQARGFLLGGTAGRTTLNGEGLQHQDGHSHVLASTIPNCVAYDPCYTYELAVIIQDGLRRMVQEKENVFYYITVMNEAYVQEAMPAGVEAGILKGMYRRYSLTGDDAKRVRLLGAGTILREVEAAAQLLNEEFGLSVDVYSVTSFNELAREGQDVARWNLLHPEETPRVSYVAQQLGGEVPVIAASDYMKLLAEQIRAFLPAPYQVLGTDGFGRSDTREALRHFFEVDRNFIALSALRSLADQQKISIDVVRKARDEFGIDAEKANPRKI; encoded by the coding sequence GGAATGGCTGGACGCCCTCGAGTACGTACTCGAAGAAGGCGGTGTTGACCGAGCCAATTTTCTGCTGGAGCGGCTCTCAGCACGGATGACGAAGACGGGTGCCCGGCTGCCATACACCATCACCACGCCCTACCGGAACACGATTCCCAGCAGCCGCGAAGCCTTCATGCCCGGCGATCTGTTCATGGAGCGGCGCATCCGATCGCTCATCCGCTGGAATGCCCTGGCGATGGTAGTACGTGCCAACAGCCGTCCTGGTGAGCTGGGCGGGCACATTTCGTCTTTTGCGTCTTCGGCCACGCTCTACGATGTCGGCTTCAACTACTTCTTCAGAGGACCGACAGATGAGAACCCCGGGGATCTGATCTACTTTCAGGGTCATGCGTCTCCCGGGATCTATGCGCGTTCCTTTCTGGAAGGGCGTCTCGATGAAACGCACCTGGACAATTTCCGACGTGAGGTCGGTGGTGCAGGGCTGTCGTCGTATCCCCACCCCTGGCTCATGCCCGACTACTGGCAGTTCCCGACAGTCTCCATGGGCCTGGGCCCGATTCAGGCCATCTACCAGGCTCACGTCATGAAGTATCTGAGCCATCGGGGACTGGTGGAACCCGGGAACCGTAAAGTGTGGGCGTTCCTCGGTGACGGTGAATGCGACGAACCGGAAGCGCTGGGTGCCTTGTCCCTCGCCGGCAGGGAGCATCTGGATAATCTGGTTTTTGTCATCAACTGCAATCTGCAGCGCCTGGATGGCCCGGTGCGGGGAAATGGCAAGATCATTCAGGAACTGGAAGGGTCTTTCCGTGGGGCTGGCTGGAATGTGATCAAGGTGGTCTGGGGACGACTCTGGGATCCGCTGTTTGCCAATGATAAGAGCGGCCTGCTGCAGCAGCGCATGAATGAAACCGTGGACGGCGAGTATCAGAACTACAAGGCCAAGGGTGGTGCCTATACCCGCGAGCACTTCTTCGGCCGCTACCCCGAGCTGACGAAGCTTGTCGAAAATCTGTCCGATCAGGACATCATGCGTCTGAACCGGGGTGGACACGACCCTTTCAAGATGTATGCGGCCTACCATGCGGCCGTTCACCACTCAGGCGAGCCCACCGTGATTCTGGCGAAGACCGTGAAGGGTTACGGGATGGGGGATGCGGGTGAGTCGGAGAATGATACGCACCAGGTGAAGAAGCTGAAGCTGGAAGAACTGAAGTATTTCCGCGACCGCTTCGATATCCCGCTTTCGGACAAGGAACTGGAGTCGGTGCCCTACTACCGACCGGCGCCGGACAGTCCGGAGATGAAGTATCTGCGAGCGGCCCGGGAGCGCCTGGGTGGATCGATTCCCAAGCGGGTGGTGACAAAAGAAGTGCTCAAGGTGCCGGGTCTGGGCGCATTTGAACAGCAGTTGAAGGGCACCGGCGACCGCGCCAATTCCACTACCATGGGTTTCGTGCGAATTCTCGCTACCCTGTTGCGCGACAAGAACATCGGACCGCGGATCGTGCCCATCGTGCCGGATGAAGCGCGTACCTTCGGCATGGAAGGATTGTTCCGGCAACTGGGGATCTATTCTTCGGCCGGTCAGCTCTACGAGCCGGAGGATTCGGGCGAGATCGCGGCGTACAAGGAATCCAGCGACGGCCAGGTGCTGGAAGAGGGGATCAACGAAGCCGGCGCATTTTCCGCCTGGCTGGCAGCCGCGACCGCCTACAGCTCTCACCAGCTCACGCTGATTCCGTTCTACATTTACTACTCGATGTTCGGCTTTCAGCGGATCGGTGATCTCGCCTGGGCGGCGGGAGATATGCAGGCGCGGGGATTTCTGCTGGGTGGAACCGCCGGCCGCACCACGCTCAATGGTGAAGGGCTGCAGCACCAGGATGGTCACAGCCACGTCCTTGCAAGCACCATTCCCAACTGTGTGGCCTACGATCCCTGTTACACCTATGAGCTGGCGGTGATCATCCAGGACGGTCTGCGGCGGATGGTGCAGGAGAAGGAGAACGTCTTTTATTACATCACCGTGATGAACGAAGCCTACGTGCAGGAGGCCATGCCTGCCGGAGTTGAGGCGGGTATTCTCAAAGGCATGTACCGTCGTTACTCACTCACCGGAGACGATGCGAAGCGGGTGAGACTGCTCGGTGCAGGCACCATCCTGCGGGAGGTCGAAGCAGCGGCACAGCTGCTCAATGAGGAGTTCGGTCTGTCCGTCGACGTCTACAGCGTGACATCCTTCAACGAACTGGCCCGGGAGGGTCAGGATGTCGCCCGCTGGAATCTGCTGCACCCCGAGGAGACACCCCGTGTCAGCTATGTGGCCCAGCAGCTTGGTGGCGAAGTTCCCGTCATCGCGGCCAGCGACTACATGAAACTGCTCGCGGAGCAGATCAGGGCCTTTCTGCCGGCACCCTATCAGGTGCTTGGCACCGATGGATTCGGTCGCAGCGATACCCGGGAGGCGCTGCGTCACTTTTTCGAAGTGGATCGGAACTTCATCGCGCTCAGTGCGCTGCGGAGTCTGGCCGATCAGCAGAAAATCTCGATCGACGTAGTGCGCAAGGCCCGGGACGAATTCGGTATCGATGCCGAGAAAGCCAATCCGAGGAAGATCTGA